A single Leclercia sp. AS011 DNA region contains:
- the ispH gene encoding 4-hydroxy-3-methylbut-2-enyl diphosphate reductase — protein sequence MQILLANPRGFCAGVDRAISIVENALELYGAPIYVRHEVVHNRYVVDSLRTRGAIFIEQIDEVPDGAILIFSAHGVSQAVRNEAKSRDLTVFDATCPLVTKVHMEVARASRRGEESILIGHAGHPEVEGTMGQYSNPQGGMYLVESPDDVLTLNVKNEAKLSFMTQTTLSVDDTSDVIDALRQRFPKIVGPRKDDICYATTNRQEAVRALAEQADVVLVVGSKNSSNSNRLAELAQRMGKAAFLIDDATDIQEGWVKEAGCVGVTAGASAPDILVQNVIARLQELGGGEAIPLAGREENIVFEVPKELRIDAREVK from the coding sequence ATGCAGATCCTGTTGGCTAACCCGCGCGGTTTCTGTGCCGGAGTAGACCGCGCTATCAGCATTGTTGAAAACGCGCTGGAACTTTACGGCGCGCCGATTTATGTCCGTCACGAAGTGGTGCACAACCGCTACGTGGTGGATAGCCTGCGTACCCGCGGGGCGATCTTTATTGAGCAGATCGATGAAGTGCCGGATGGCGCGATCCTGATCTTCTCCGCACACGGTGTCTCTCAGGCGGTACGAAACGAAGCGAAAAGCCGCGATCTGACCGTCTTTGACGCCACCTGCCCGCTGGTCACCAAAGTGCATATGGAAGTCGCACGTGCCAGCCGTCGCGGTGAAGAGTCGATCCTGATTGGTCACGCAGGCCATCCGGAAGTGGAAGGCACCATGGGCCAGTACAGCAACCCGCAAGGGGGGATGTATCTGGTGGAGTCTCCGGACGATGTGCTGACCCTGAACGTCAAAAACGAAGCGAAGCTGTCGTTTATGACCCAGACCACGCTCTCGGTGGATGACACCTCTGACGTTATCGATGCGCTGCGTCAGCGCTTCCCGAAAATCGTCGGCCCGCGTAAGGACGATATCTGCTACGCCACCACTAACCGTCAGGAAGCGGTGCGCGCCCTGGCGGAGCAGGCCGATGTGGTGCTGGTCGTCGGTTCGAAAAACTCCTCTAACTCCAACCGTCTGGCCGAGCTGGCGCAGCGGATGGGGAAAGCGGCATTCCTGATTGACGATGCCACCGATATTCAGGAAGGCTGGGTGAAAGAGGCAGGCTGCGTTGGCGTAACCGCCGGTGCCTCTGCCCCGGACATCCTCGTGCAGAACGTAATTGCACGCCTGCAGGAGCTGGGTGGCGGAGAGGCCATTCCACTGGCGGGCCGCGAAGAGAATATTGTCTTCGAAGTGCCGAAAGAGCTGCGTATCGACGCCCGGGAAGTTAAGTAA
- a CDS encoding LysR family transcriptional regulator yields the protein MKPTLLPDLATFVTIVEHGNFSTAARLIGATPSAISRCVSRLEKEMGCKLLHRTTRKLALTATGKSVYEHALDMLEAAQQAMDSGSSLQTVAQGKLTMSVPKAVGRFVIHPLIPAFLERYPQIDVCLRLEDRYMDLIDDGVDLALRITNTPSPGLYGKPLMPVTHLICATPEYLRRMGTPQHPHDLRHHSCISLGETPADSRWKFTLSGKTETIQTHGRYAANHTGVRLDAVKRSLGIGSLPLFTAREALESGEIVQVLPEWEFISSYTGDLWLLWTRNKHMPARMRAMIDYLNEKMPVIQ from the coding sequence ATGAAACCTACCCTGCTTCCCGATCTCGCCACTTTCGTCACCATCGTAGAACATGGCAATTTTTCTACCGCAGCCCGGCTCATCGGCGCAACGCCCTCCGCGATTAGCCGCTGTGTTTCACGACTTGAAAAGGAAATGGGATGTAAATTACTGCACCGCACCACGCGCAAACTGGCACTGACCGCGACCGGAAAATCGGTTTATGAACATGCGCTGGATATGCTCGAGGCGGCACAACAGGCGATGGATTCTGGCAGCAGCCTCCAGACCGTGGCGCAGGGAAAGCTCACAATGAGCGTGCCGAAAGCCGTGGGGCGATTTGTGATCCATCCTTTAATCCCGGCATTCCTTGAGCGTTATCCGCAAATTGATGTCTGTCTGCGTCTGGAAGATCGCTATATGGATTTGATCGACGACGGTGTCGATCTGGCGTTACGGATCACCAACACCCCCTCTCCAGGCCTGTACGGTAAACCGCTGATGCCGGTCACCCATTTGATCTGCGCCACGCCAGAGTATCTTCGCCGTATGGGTACGCCACAGCATCCGCACGATCTTCGGCACCATAGCTGTATTTCGCTCGGTGAAACCCCGGCCGATTCACGTTGGAAGTTTACGTTAAGCGGGAAAACAGAAACGATACAGACGCACGGACGTTATGCCGCTAATCACACGGGTGTAAGGCTGGATGCGGTAAAGCGCAGTCTGGGTATCGGGAGTTTACCCCTGTTCACGGCGCGTGAGGCGCTGGAAAGCGGAGAGATTGTGCAGGTACTGCCGGAGTGGGAGTTTATCAGTAGCTATACGGGCGATCTCTGGCTGCTGTGGACACGTAACAAACATATGCCTGCCAGAATGCGGGCGATGATCGACTACCTGAATGAAAAAATGCCAGTCATTCAGTGA
- a CDS encoding alanyl-tRNA editing protein produces MTERLYYTSDTTAGRAQIIRCTEEPDGRYAIELNQTLFHPQGGGQPADRGSIAGMAVEAVSLREDHVVHILSGALAPGEVEIQVDKDVRELHARWHSAGHLIGYAGEQFGWKPVKAHHWPGEGRITFMPGKSLAPQPDACALMALIEGWKADNLLRHTEIESGRRKVRFGDLPAYLCGGTHVKQLADMGMVQILGLKMKKGQLVVTYALD; encoded by the coding sequence ATGACAGAACGACTTTATTACACCAGTGACACGACAGCAGGCCGGGCGCAGATAATCCGCTGCACTGAAGAGCCTGACGGCCGTTACGCCATTGAACTCAATCAAACCCTTTTCCATCCGCAGGGGGGCGGACAGCCCGCGGATCGAGGATCGATCGCCGGGATGGCGGTAGAAGCGGTCTCCCTGCGCGAAGACCATGTCGTCCACATTCTCTCCGGCGCGCTTGCGCCAGGCGAGGTGGAGATACAGGTCGATAAAGATGTGAGAGAACTTCACGCCCGCTGGCACAGCGCAGGCCATTTGATTGGCTATGCCGGTGAGCAGTTTGGCTGGAAGCCGGTAAAAGCCCATCACTGGCCCGGCGAAGGGCGGATCACCTTTATGCCCGGCAAGAGTCTGGCTCCCCAGCCTGATGCCTGCGCTCTGATGGCCCTCATTGAAGGCTGGAAAGCCGACAACCTGCTTCGTCATACCGAAATTGAATCCGGCAGACGCAAGGTTCGCTTTGGCGACCTCCCGGCCTACCTGTGCGGAGGAACGCACGTTAAACAGCTGGCGGATATGGGGATGGTGCAGATCCTCGGGCTGAAGATGAAAAAGGGGCAGTTGGTAGTCACCTATGCCCTCGATTAG
- the dapB gene encoding 4-hydroxy-tetrahydrodipicolinate reductase: protein MHDAQVRVAIAGAGGRMGRQLIQATLQMDGVTLGAALEREGSSLLGADAGELAGAGKSGVTVQSSLEAVKDDFDVFIDFTRPEGTLTHLAFCRQHGKGMVIGTTGFDDTGKQAIQDAANEIAIVFAANFSVGVNVMLKLLEKAAKVMGDYTDIEIIEAHHRYKVDAPSGTALAMGEAIAQAMDKDLKDCAVYTRQGHTGERVPGTIGFATVRAGDIVGEHTAMFADIGERVEITHKASSRMTFANGAVRSAIWLKGKKDGLFDMRDVLDLNNL from the coding sequence ATGCATGATGCACAGGTCCGTGTCGCAATAGCTGGCGCGGGTGGCCGTATGGGCCGTCAGTTAATTCAGGCCACATTGCAGATGGATGGCGTCACGCTTGGCGCAGCGCTGGAGCGTGAAGGCTCATCGCTGCTGGGGGCCGATGCCGGAGAGCTGGCGGGCGCAGGCAAGTCAGGCGTCACCGTTCAAAGCAGCCTTGAGGCGGTCAAAGATGACTTTGACGTCTTCATCGACTTCACGCGTCCGGAAGGCACGCTGACTCACCTGGCGTTTTGCCGTCAACACGGCAAAGGGATGGTTATTGGCACCACCGGTTTTGATGATACGGGCAAGCAGGCTATTCAGGATGCCGCCAACGAAATCGCTATCGTCTTTGCAGCGAACTTCAGCGTGGGCGTAAACGTTATGCTCAAACTGCTGGAGAAGGCGGCGAAGGTGATGGGGGATTACACCGACATCGAAATCATCGAAGCGCACCACCGTTATAAAGTTGATGCCCCATCCGGCACCGCCCTGGCGATGGGTGAGGCGATTGCTCAGGCGATGGATAAAGATCTGAAAGACTGTGCGGTCTATACCCGGCAAGGCCATACCGGCGAACGTGTCCCTGGCACCATTGGTTTTGCCACCGTGCGTGCGGGTGACATCGTAGGCGAACATACCGCGATGTTTGCTGATATCGGCGAGCGGGTAGAAATCACCCATAAAGCGTCCAGCCGTATGACTTTTGCAAATGGGGCTGTTCGTTCCGCAATCTGGTTGAAAGGCAAAAAAGATGGTCTCTTTGACATGCGAGATGTGCTTGATCTTAACAATTTATAA
- the carA gene encoding glutamine-hydrolyzing carbamoyl-phosphate synthase small subunit, with product MIKSALLVLEDGTQFIGRAIGATGSAVGEVVFNTSMTGYQEILTDPSYSRQIVTLTYPHIGNVGTNAADEESSQVHAQGLIIRDLPLIASNYRNTEDLSSYLKRHNIVAIADIDTRKLTRLLREKGAQNGCIIAGDNLDAALAQEKAKAFPGLNGMDLAKEVTTAEAYSWTQGSWTLADELPEAKKEEELPFHVVAYDYGAKRNILRMLVDRGCRLTVVPAKTPADEVLKMNPDGIFLSNGPGDPAPCDYAIDAIKSFLETDIPVFGICLGHQLLALASGAKTVKMKFGHHGGNHPVKDIDNNTVMITAQNHGFAVDEASMPANLRVTHKSLFDGTLQGIHRTDKPAFSFQGHPEASPGPHDAAPLFDHFIELIEQYRKTAK from the coding sequence TTGATTAAGTCAGCGCTATTGGTTCTGGAAGACGGAACCCAGTTTATCGGTCGGGCCATTGGGGCAACAGGTTCGGCGGTTGGGGAAGTCGTTTTCAATACTTCAATGACCGGTTATCAAGAAATCCTCACTGATCCTTCCTATTCCCGCCAAATCGTTACTCTAACTTATCCCCATATCGGCAATGTCGGCACCAACGCCGCTGATGAAGAGTCCTCCCAGGTACATGCACAAGGTCTGATTATTCGCGACCTGCCGCTGATTGCCAGCAACTACCGCAATACCGAAGACCTCTCGTCCTACCTTAAACGCCATAACATCGTGGCGATTGCCGATATCGATACCCGTAAGTTGACGCGTCTGCTGCGTGAAAAAGGTGCCCAGAACGGCTGCATCATCGCCGGTGATAACCTGGATGCGGCGCTGGCGCAGGAAAAAGCCAAAGCCTTCCCGGGGCTGAACGGCATGGATCTGGCAAAAGAAGTGACCACCGCTGAGGCCTACAGCTGGACTCAGGGTAGCTGGACGCTGGCAGATGAGCTGCCGGAAGCGAAAAAAGAAGAGGAGCTGCCGTTCCACGTGGTGGCTTACGATTACGGCGCCAAACGCAACATCCTGCGCATGCTGGTGGATCGCGGCTGCCGTCTGACCGTTGTGCCGGCAAAGACCCCGGCAGACGAGGTGCTGAAGATGAACCCGGACGGGATCTTCCTCTCCAACGGCCCGGGTGACCCGGCACCGTGCGACTACGCCATCGACGCCATTAAGAGCTTCCTTGAAACTGATATTCCGGTATTCGGTATCTGTCTCGGCCATCAGCTGCTGGCGCTGGCGAGCGGTGCGAAAACCGTGAAGATGAAGTTCGGTCACCACGGTGGTAACCACCCGGTAAAAGATATCGACAACAATACGGTAATGATTACCGCGCAGAACCACGGTTTTGCGGTGGACGAAGCGTCCATGCCAGCTAACCTGCGCGTGACGCATAAATCCCTGTTCGATGGCACCCTGCAGGGTATCCATCGTACCGATAAGCCAGCATTCAGCTTCCAGGGCCACCCTGAAGCCAGCCCGGGCCCACATGACGCCGCGCCGCTGTTCGATCACTTTATCGAACTTATCGAGCAATACCGTAAGACCGCTAAATAA
- the carB gene encoding carbamoyl-phosphate synthase large subunit: MPKRTDIKSILILGAGPIVIGQACEFDYSGAQACKALREEGYRVILVNSNPATIMTDPEMADATYIEPIHWEVVRKIIEKERPDAVLPTMGGQTALNCALELERQGVLAEFGVTMIGATADAIDKAEDRRRFDVAMKKIGLDTARSGIAHNMEEALAVAADVGYPCIIRPSFTMGGTGGGIAYNREEFEEICERGLDLSPTKELLIDESLIGWKEYEMEVVRDKNDNCIIVCSIENFDAMGIHTGDSITVAPAQTLTDKEYQIMRNASMAVLREIGVETGGSNVQFSVNPKNGRLIVIEMNPRVSRSSALASKATGFPIAKVAAKLAVGYTLDELMNDITGGRTPASFEPSIDYVVTKIPRFNFEKFAGANDRLTTQMKSVGEVMAIGRTQQESLQKALRGLEVGATGFDPKVSLDDPEALTKIRRELKDAGAERIWYIADAFRAGLSVDGVFNLTNIDRWFLVQIEELVRLEEQVAELGINGLDADFLRVLKRKGFADARLAKLAGVREAEIRKLRDQYNLHPVYKRVDTCAAEFATDTAYMYSTYEDECEANPSVDRDKIMVLGGGPNRIGQGIEFDYCCVHASLALREDGYETIMVNCNPETVSTDYDTSDRLYFEPVTLEDVLEIVRIEKPKGVIVQYGGQTPLKLARALEAAGVPVIGTSPDAIDRAEDRERFQHAVDRLKLKQPANATVTAIEQAVEKAKEITYPLVVRPSYVLGGRAMEIVYDEADLRRYFQTAVSVSNDAPVLLDRFLDDAVEVDVDAICDGEMVLIGGIMEHIEQAGVHSGDSACSLPAYTLSKEIQDVMRDQVQKLAFELQVRGLMNVQFAVKDNEVYLIEVNPRAARTVPFVSKATGVPLAKVAARVMAGQTLAQQGVTKEIIPPYYSVKEVVLPFNKFPGVDPLLGPEMRSTGEVMGVGRTFAEAFAKAQLGSNSTMKKQGRALLSVREGDKERVVDLAAKLLKQGFELDATHGTAIVLGEAGINPRLVNKVHEGRPHIQDRIKNGEYTYIINTTEGRQAIEDSKLIRRSALQYKVHYDTTLNGGFATAMALNADATEKVISVQEMHAQINK, translated from the coding sequence ATGCCAAAACGTACAGACATAAAAAGCATCCTGATCCTTGGCGCTGGCCCGATCGTCATCGGCCAGGCCTGTGAATTTGACTACTCCGGCGCGCAGGCGTGTAAAGCCCTGCGCGAAGAGGGTTACCGCGTTATCCTGGTGAACTCCAACCCGGCGACCATCATGACCGACCCGGAAATGGCCGATGCAACCTATATCGAGCCGATTCACTGGGAAGTGGTACGTAAAATCATCGAAAAAGAGCGTCCGGATGCGGTCCTGCCGACCATGGGCGGCCAGACGGCGCTGAACTGCGCGCTGGAGCTGGAGCGTCAGGGCGTGCTGGCCGAATTCGGCGTAACCATGATTGGCGCAACTGCCGACGCGATTGATAAAGCCGAAGACCGCCGCCGTTTCGACGTGGCGATGAAGAAAATCGGCCTCGACACCGCGCGCTCTGGTATCGCACATAATATGGAGGAAGCGCTGGCGGTTGCCGCTGACGTGGGCTATCCGTGCATCATTCGTCCATCCTTCACCATGGGCGGCACCGGCGGCGGTATCGCCTACAACCGCGAAGAGTTCGAAGAGATCTGCGAACGCGGTCTGGATCTCTCCCCAACCAAAGAGCTGCTGATTGATGAGTCGCTGATTGGCTGGAAAGAGTACGAGATGGAAGTGGTGCGTGATAAAAACGACAACTGCATCATCGTCTGCTCCATCGAAAACTTCGATGCGATGGGTATCCACACCGGTGACTCCATCACCGTAGCGCCTGCCCAGACGCTGACCGACAAAGAGTACCAAATCATGCGTAACGCCTCGATGGCGGTACTGCGTGAGATTGGCGTTGAAACCGGCGGCTCTAACGTCCAGTTCTCGGTTAACCCGAAGAATGGCCGTCTGATTGTTATCGAGATGAACCCGCGCGTATCCCGCTCCTCTGCGCTGGCATCGAAAGCTACCGGCTTCCCGATTGCGAAAGTGGCGGCGAAGCTGGCGGTGGGTTACACCCTCGACGAGCTGATGAACGACATCACCGGCGGACGTACCCCGGCATCCTTCGAGCCGTCCATCGACTACGTTGTGACCAAAATTCCTCGCTTCAACTTCGAGAAATTCGCCGGTGCTAACGACCGTCTGACCACCCAGATGAAATCTGTCGGTGAAGTGATGGCGATTGGCCGCACCCAGCAGGAATCCCTGCAGAAAGCCCTGCGCGGCCTGGAAGTGGGCGCAACTGGCTTCGACCCGAAAGTGAGCCTGGACGACCCGGAAGCGCTGACCAAAATTCGTCGTGAGCTGAAAGACGCAGGCGCAGAACGTATCTGGTACATCGCCGACGCCTTCCGTGCCGGTCTGTCCGTCGACGGCGTCTTCAACCTGACCAACATCGACCGCTGGTTCCTGGTGCAGATTGAAGAGCTGGTGCGTCTGGAAGAGCAGGTGGCGGAGCTGGGCATCAACGGCCTCGACGCTGACTTCCTGCGTGTGCTGAAGCGTAAAGGCTTTGCCGATGCGCGCCTGGCAAAACTGGCTGGCGTACGCGAAGCGGAAATCCGCAAGCTGCGTGACCAGTACAACCTGCACCCGGTCTACAAGCGCGTGGACACCTGTGCGGCAGAATTTGCCACCGACACCGCCTATATGTACTCCACCTATGAAGATGAGTGCGAAGCGAACCCGTCCGTTGACCGCGACAAAATCATGGTTCTGGGCGGCGGTCCAAACCGTATCGGCCAGGGCATCGAGTTCGACTACTGCTGCGTACACGCCTCGCTGGCGCTGCGCGAAGACGGTTACGAGACCATCATGGTCAACTGTAACCCGGAAACCGTCTCTACCGACTACGACACTTCCGACCGCCTCTACTTTGAGCCGGTAACTCTGGAAGACGTGCTGGAAATCGTCCGTATCGAGAAGCCAAAAGGCGTTATCGTGCAGTACGGTGGCCAGACTCCGCTGAAACTGGCGCGCGCGCTGGAAGCCGCAGGCGTACCGGTCATCGGCACCAGCCCGGATGCCATTGACCGCGCGGAAGACCGCGAGCGTTTCCAGCATGCCGTTGACCGTCTGAAGCTGAAACAGCCAGCCAACGCCACCGTGACGGCGATTGAACAGGCGGTTGAGAAAGCCAAAGAGATCACCTACCCGCTGGTGGTGCGTCCATCCTACGTGCTGGGCGGCCGGGCGATGGAAATCGTCTACGACGAAGCCGACCTGCGCCGTTACTTCCAGACCGCGGTGAGCGTCTCTAACGATGCGCCAGTGCTGCTGGACCGTTTCCTCGATGACGCGGTAGAAGTGGACGTGGATGCTATCTGCGATGGCGAAATGGTGCTGATTGGCGGCATCATGGAGCACATCGAGCAGGCGGGCGTACACTCCGGCGACTCCGCCTGTTCTCTGCCAGCCTATACGCTGAGCAAAGAGATTCAGGACGTGATGCGCGACCAGGTGCAGAAGCTGGCCTTCGAACTGCAGGTGCGCGGTCTGATGAACGTGCAGTTCGCGGTGAAGGACAACGAAGTCTACCTGATTGAAGTCAACCCGCGTGCGGCGCGTACCGTTCCGTTCGTCTCTAAAGCCACCGGTGTTCCGCTGGCAAAAGTGGCGGCGCGCGTGATGGCGGGCCAGACCCTGGCACAACAGGGCGTGACCAAAGAGATCATCCCACCGTACTACTCGGTGAAAGAGGTGGTGCTGCCGTTCAACAAATTCCCGGGAGTTGACCCGCTGTTAGGGCCAGAAATGCGCTCTACCGGTGAAGTGATGGGCGTGGGCCGCACCTTTGCAGAAGCGTTCGCGAAAGCGCAGCTGGGCAGTAACTCCACCATGAAGAAACAGGGCCGTGCGCTGCTCTCTGTGCGTGAAGGGGATAAAGAGCGCGTAGTGGACCTGGCCGCGAAACTGCTGAAACAGGGCTTTGAGCTGGATGCGACTCACGGGACCGCGATTGTGCTGGGTGAAGCCGGCATCAACCCGCGTCTGGTGAACAAGGTGCATGAAGGTCGTCCGCACATTCAGGACCGTATCAAGAATGGCGAATATACCTACATCATCAACACCACCGAGGGGCGTCAGGCGATTGAAGACTCCAAGCTGATTCGCCGCAGCGCGCTGCAGTACAAAGTGCATTACGACACCACCCTAAACGGCGGTTTCGCGACGGCCATGGCGCTGAATGCGGATGCCACCGAGAAGGTGATTTCGGTGCAGGAGATGCACGCGCAGATTAACAAGTAA
- a CDS encoding YgdI/YgdR family lipoprotein, with the protein MRNNLLLTSIFTAAALFTVAGCSSNQAVKTTDGKTIVTDGKPQVDDDTGMMSIDNAETGQTEQINRDQVKSMGELKN; encoded by the coding sequence ATGCGAAATAATCTTTTGCTAACTTCAATTTTTACTGCCGCAGCACTGTTCACCGTTGCCGGCTGTTCCTCCAATCAGGCGGTGAAAACCACCGACGGCAAAACCATCGTCACCGACGGTAAACCGCAGGTAGATGACGATACGGGAATGATGTCTATTGATAATGCCGAAACCGGTCAGACGGAACAGATTAACCGCGATCAGGTTAAATCCATGGGTGAGCTGAAGAACTGA
- a CDS encoding autotransporter family protein, producing MAGTINNAGNVRGAEYGIQLSDNISGVIVINTTTGNIEGKTAVSVNERITMVNDGNITGKQGNGAEFLNSGNSSITNTGTIEGATNGIFSTDQARVSVINSGTIKGTDSAITFSSDKKNTLTLNTHSQLIGDVISTRSQENTLTLLGTGSEDSNFIGLNQGEGFASLTMSGTAWDLTGNVDIIGTNDSIKVDTGKLTLAGTVNNAGNTLIANGATLQLGNGDKTGTLTGTMTNNGTLEFNQSSDFTYATDITGTGSVIKTDANTLTLTGNNSYTGNTLLSGGTTLVAEGATLGSTGSTATITVDNGATFASAGSVNNNVEILSGGVLASWNAVQGNSASTSPTLNTINGNVTNSGTLQIAGLNNSVGNDFTINGDYTGVSGSLIAMNSVLGDDNALTDHLTITGNSAGQSGISITNIGGAGAQTVNGMQVVSVGGNSDAAFSLSRPVVVGAWEYSLNQHTDGNWYLESASTTPDPTPAPTPADDNGNSVVPDPVPDNNNDGGYTPPAMSNLAPEVGAYLGNYLAAQDMFLHKRDDRDQLTLRNEDDLNTWMYVKGRYHENDVAGGKVNYDTTQYVMQLGSDFISNKMDTGVLHSGMMFGAGQAKTDSTSTGSKRSAQGKVDGVNVGIYATWQEDQQLRKGSYIDSWASFGWYHNTLRSDDRSNESYNSHGFAASLEAGHAWIIDSESERTWKIEPQIQAVYSYLDQENHTDTDGVRISTLDNDSILGRVGVKTSYFDQKDVQAWQPYVAVNWLKGAGQNDIAFNGEAFSNDTPDDRGQLELGVTGKLNETTLISLRASGEWGENSYDAYGGHILLNHRW from the coding sequence ATGGCAGGAACCATCAATAATGCCGGAAACGTGCGCGGCGCTGAATATGGTATCCAGCTTAGCGATAATATCTCCGGGGTAATAGTAATCAATACCACCACCGGTAATATTGAAGGTAAAACAGCCGTTTCCGTCAACGAGCGTATTACCATGGTCAATGATGGCAACATTACAGGCAAGCAGGGTAATGGCGCAGAGTTCCTTAATTCCGGTAATAGTAGCATCACCAATACCGGCACAATTGAAGGCGCCACCAACGGAATTTTCTCTACCGACCAGGCAAGGGTGAGCGTCATAAATTCAGGTACGATCAAAGGCACCGACAGCGCAATCACCTTTAGCAGTGACAAAAAAAATACCTTAACGCTCAATACCCATTCGCAACTTATCGGCGATGTTATTTCCACTCGATCCCAGGAAAATACCCTTACCTTACTGGGTACCGGTAGCGAAGACAGTAATTTTATTGGCTTGAATCAAGGCGAGGGTTTTGCTTCGCTAACCATGTCGGGCACTGCCTGGGATCTTACGGGTAACGTGGATATTATCGGAACTAACGATTCGATAAAGGTCGATACTGGAAAACTGACGCTGGCAGGCACAGTGAATAACGCCGGTAATACCCTCATCGCCAATGGCGCAACCCTGCAATTGGGTAATGGCGATAAAACCGGTACCTTAACCGGGACAATGACTAACAATGGCACGCTGGAATTTAACCAATCTTCAGATTTCACCTACGCGACCGATATTACTGGTACCGGCAGTGTGATTAAAACCGATGCCAACACGCTGACGTTAACCGGCAATAACAGCTACACCGGCAATACCCTTCTGAGCGGCGGCACTACGCTGGTCGCCGAAGGTGCCACCCTGGGGAGCACAGGCAGCACCGCCACTATCACGGTGGATAACGGCGCAACCTTCGCCAGCGCAGGCAGCGTAAATAACAACGTTGAGATCCTCAGTGGCGGCGTGCTGGCTTCATGGAATGCCGTACAGGGGAACAGCGCTTCCACCTCCCCTACCCTTAACACCATCAACGGCAACGTCACCAACAGCGGCACGCTGCAAATTGCCGGGCTGAATAACAGCGTGGGCAACGATTTCACTATCAACGGTGATTACACCGGCGTGAGCGGTAGCCTGATCGCCATGAACAGCGTGCTGGGCGATGACAACGCCTTAACCGATCATCTGACCATTACCGGCAACAGCGCGGGCCAATCTGGTATAAGCATCACCAATATCGGCGGCGCGGGTGCGCAGACCGTCAACGGGATGCAAGTGGTGAGCGTGGGCGGTAACTCCGATGCCGCGTTTTCTCTCTCCAGACCGGTGGTGGTCGGGGCGTGGGAATACAGCCTGAATCAGCACACCGACGGGAACTGGTACCTTGAGTCTGCCTCGACCACGCCAGACCCGACTCCAGCCCCTACGCCTGCCGATGACAACGGTAACAGCGTTGTGCCTGATCCCGTACCTGATAACAACAACGATGGCGGTTATACCCCACCGGCGATGAGCAATCTCGCGCCTGAAGTGGGTGCCTATTTAGGTAACTACCTCGCCGCGCAGGATATGTTCCTGCACAAACGCGACGATCGCGATCAGCTGACCCTGCGCAATGAAGACGATCTCAACACCTGGATGTACGTCAAAGGGCGTTACCATGAAAATGACGTGGCGGGTGGCAAAGTTAACTACGACACCACCCAGTACGTGATGCAGCTCGGGAGTGATTTCATCAGCAACAAGATGGACACCGGCGTGCTGCATAGCGGGATGATGTTTGGTGCCGGTCAGGCTAAAACCGACTCCACCTCAACAGGCAGCAAACGTTCTGCGCAGGGTAAAGTGGATGGCGTTAACGTCGGGATATACGCTACCTGGCAGGAAGATCAGCAGCTGCGTAAAGGCAGCTATATCGACAGCTGGGCTTCTTTCGGCTGGTATCACAACACGCTGAGAAGCGACGATCGCAGCAACGAGTCCTACAATAGCCACGGCTTTGCCGCCTCACTGGAAGCGGGTCATGCCTGGATTATTGACTCTGAAAGCGAAAGAACCTGGAAAATCGAACCGCAGATCCAGGCCGTCTACAGCTATCTTGATCAGGAAAACCACACCGACACCGACGGCGTGCGTATTTCTACCCTCGATAACGACAGCATTCTGGGACGTGTGGGTGTGAAAACCAGCTACTTCGATCAGAAAGATGTGCAGGCATGGCAACCTTACGTGGCGGTCAACTGGCTGAAAGGTGCCGGTCAGAACGATATCGCCTTTAACGGCGAAGCGTTCAGCAACGACACGCCGGACGATCGCGGTCAACTGGAGCTGGGCGTTACCGGAAAACTGAACGAGACCACGCTAATCTCGCTGCGTGCCAGCGGCGAATGGGGTGAGAACAGCTACGATGCCTACGGTGGTCATATCCTGCTGAACCACCGCTGGTAA